A stretch of the Methylacidiphilum caldifontis genome encodes the following:
- the nrdR gene encoding transcriptional regulator NrdR yields MKCIKCGNMEDKVIDSRPIKEGKSIRRRRECLHCGYRFTTYEEIQEIELFVQKRNGSIEQFDRTKLMIGIQKALEKRPFSQSQIEDLVDQIIEECSMEKSPIIPSYVIGTKVMNKLKQIDEVAFIRFASVYCKFHDAKDFMNVICELKMNESPSKPYSLLAQASSQ; encoded by the coding sequence ATGAAATGCATCAAATGTGGAAATATGGAGGATAAGGTTATTGACTCCAGACCAATAAAAGAAGGAAAATCTATTCGTAGACGCAGGGAATGTTTGCATTGTGGATATCGGTTTACCACCTATGAAGAGATCCAGGAAATTGAGCTTTTTGTCCAAAAAAGAAATGGATCAATAGAGCAATTTGATAGGACAAAATTGATGATTGGTATTCAAAAGGCTTTAGAAAAAAGACCTTTTAGCCAGTCTCAGATCGAAGATTTAGTTGATCAAATTATTGAAGAATGCAGCATGGAAAAATCACCCATTATTCCTTCTTATGTGATTGGGACAAAAGTCATGAACAAACTGAAACAGATAGATGAGGTGGCTTTTATTCGTTTTGCCTCCGTTTATTGCAAGTTTCATGATGCTAAAGATTTTATGAATGTTATATGTGAACTAAAAATGAACGAAAGTCCTTCAAAACCATATTCCTTGCTTGCTCAAGCCTCATCACAATAA
- the rpmF gene encoding 50S ribosomal protein L32: protein MGVPKRISSKSRKRSRKSANRWVPPALVKNKKTANWIMSHRVDPTTGMYKDRQVITLKSAEKP, encoded by the coding sequence ATGGGTGTACCCAAAAGAATCAGTTCAAAATCAAGAAAAAGATCACGAAAATCGGCTAATCGGTGGGTACCTCCAGCACTTGTAAAAAATAAAAAAACAGCTAACTGGATAATGTCCCACCGTGTAGATCCAACAACGGGTATGTATAAGGACCGGCAAGTCATAACTTTAAAGTCGGCTGAAAAACCCTAA
- a CDS encoding histidine triad nucleotide-binding protein has translation MASLFSQIISRKIPADIIYEDEHCVAFRDIHPVAKIHILIVPRKEIPRLGEATQADTSLLGHLLLVVNKIARQLGIFDSGYRIIINNGPDAGESIAHLHLHLLGGEPLGWGHGGMGDDKIG, from the coding sequence ATGGCCTCTTTGTTTAGTCAGATTATTTCGCGAAAAATTCCTGCTGATATCATCTATGAGGATGAACATTGTGTCGCTTTTCGCGACATTCATCCTGTAGCCAAGATCCACATTTTGATTGTTCCTCGAAAGGAAATTCCACGACTCGGAGAAGCAACACAAGCCGATACGTCTCTTTTAGGACATTTGCTTCTGGTCGTAAATAAGATTGCACGTCAGCTAGGAATTTTTGATTCGGGTTACAGAATCATCATCAACAACGGTCCGGATGCCGGCGAAAGCATTGCTCATCTCCATTTACATTTGTTAGGAGGAGAACCCTTGGGATGGGGTCATGGAGGCATGGGGGATGATAAAATAGGCTAG
- the plsX gene encoding phosphate acyltransferase PlsX, translating to MKIALDAMGGDFAPDTPIIGAINALKCFPDIELILVGNEPIIKDIFYKKEGSAVEQRVEFLHASQVISMEDPAIDSVRHKKDSSISRCVELVKNGKAEAIVSAGNTGAVVAASTIFLKTLPGISRAGIASVIPTEKNPFILIDSGAIIDSTPENLLDFAIMGSIYSKKILGVSNPRVGLLSIGTENIKGNELTRGAFKLLSKTHLNFVGNIEGRDLFENPVDVVVCDGFVGNVVLKTSESVATAVVRWLKREFTKNPIRILGALLAKGAFDSVKKKTNYEEYGGALLLGIRGTCIIAHGSSTPKAICNAIKVAREALIQKVNHIIIEEIKAHHELVEDQKTSSLPIA from the coding sequence ATGAAGATCGCTCTTGATGCCATGGGCGGAGATTTTGCTCCTGACACTCCTATAATAGGAGCGATCAATGCCCTTAAATGTTTTCCAGATATAGAACTTATACTTGTCGGTAATGAGCCAATCATAAAAGATATTTTTTATAAAAAAGAAGGGAGCGCTGTTGAACAGCGTGTGGAATTTCTTCATGCCTCTCAAGTTATTAGCATGGAGGATCCTGCAATTGACAGTGTTAGACATAAAAAGGATTCTTCAATTAGCCGATGTGTTGAGCTAGTAAAAAATGGAAAGGCTGAAGCTATTGTCTCAGCGGGTAACACGGGAGCAGTGGTCGCTGCATCGACCATATTTTTAAAAACATTACCAGGGATCTCCAGGGCTGGCATCGCCAGTGTAATCCCTACTGAAAAGAACCCTTTTATATTGATAGACTCTGGGGCAATCATCGATTCTACGCCTGAAAATCTACTAGATTTTGCCATAATGGGAAGTATCTATTCAAAAAAGATCCTTGGGGTATCCAATCCACGGGTTGGACTGTTAAGCATAGGGACAGAAAATATCAAAGGGAATGAATTAACAAGAGGAGCTTTCAAGCTCTTGTCAAAAACCCATTTAAATTTTGTAGGGAATATCGAGGGAAGAGATCTTTTTGAAAACCCGGTTGATGTTGTGGTCTGTGATGGATTTGTAGGAAATGTAGTCTTAAAGACTTCAGAAAGTGTAGCTACAGCCGTTGTGCGCTGGCTTAAAAGAGAATTTACAAAAAATCCTATTCGTATTCTTGGTGCTCTTTTGGCTAAAGGAGCTTTTGATTCTGTGAAGAAAAAAACCAATTATGAAGAATATGGAGGTGCCCTTCTTTTGGGTATTCGAGGAACCTGTATAATTGCTCACGGTTCTTCGACCCCTAAAGCAATCTGCAACGCGATAAAAGTTGCCCGAGAAGCTCTGATTCAAAAAGTTAATCATATCATTATCGAAGAAATAAAAGCCCATCATGAACTTGTCGAAGACCAAAAAACCTCCTCTTTGCCTATTGCCTGA
- a CDS encoding M20/M25/M40 family metallo-hydrolase: MTLDEIIKRIFSLPTVPLHEKLIAKEIYSILSDYPQSKIEVDEYSNLLVGVDSTINEEQSPLLLFTAHMDHPGFYVDGRGQVFFLGGIDESYLKGAPLIFFREDNGQPVCESFVIDFKIEGKNKKLKCDPPPPPYSIGMFNLSPFETKNGYFFSRACDDLIGVCTLLYMLIQVVSNKIKTKIAVLFSRAEEVGFWGTLAFLQKGLLNPQNTVMISIEASKAQGFCSLNEGPVLRIGDKTRLFDSNVVSWLEKAMEDYKRIQPEFVYQKKFMGGGTCETTPFIEFSYPAAALCLALENYHNMGKDNHVTMESVSINDWKWLCSFLEWLVEYPRDLYTLALKRKERLLDLQQEAVVKLKDNPLF; this comes from the coding sequence ATGACTCTAGATGAAATTATAAAAAGAATATTTTCTCTTCCTACCGTTCCCTTGCATGAAAAACTCATTGCTAAAGAAATATATTCTATTTTATCGGATTATCCGCAATCTAAAATCGAGGTGGATGAATATTCTAATCTTCTTGTAGGAGTTGATTCGACTATCAACGAGGAACAAAGTCCTTTGCTTCTTTTTACCGCCCATATGGATCATCCAGGGTTTTATGTCGATGGAAGAGGTCAGGTTTTTTTTCTTGGAGGAATTGATGAATCCTACCTAAAGGGTGCCCCTTTAATCTTTTTTAGGGAAGATAATGGACAACCGGTATGTGAAAGTTTTGTGATTGATTTCAAAATAGAGGGGAAAAACAAAAAGCTAAAATGCGATCCTCCTCCGCCGCCTTATTCGATTGGAATGTTCAATCTTTCTCCTTTTGAGACAAAAAATGGGTATTTTTTTAGTCGAGCGTGTGACGATCTCATTGGGGTCTGTACATTGCTCTACATGCTTATTCAAGTTGTCTCTAACAAAATTAAGACGAAGATAGCTGTACTCTTTTCACGTGCTGAAGAAGTTGGATTTTGGGGAACTCTCGCATTTCTTCAGAAGGGGTTATTAAATCCCCAAAATACCGTTATGATTTCCATAGAGGCCAGCAAAGCTCAAGGTTTTTGTTCTCTCAATGAGGGTCCTGTATTAAGAATCGGTGATAAAACAAGGCTTTTTGATTCTAATGTCGTTTCATGGCTCGAAAAGGCCATGGAGGATTATAAAAGAATACAGCCAGAGTTTGTTTATCAGAAAAAGTTTATGGGTGGAGGAACTTGCGAGACTACCCCATTCATAGAATTCAGCTATCCGGCTGCTGCTCTTTGTCTAGCTTTGGAAAACTATCATAATATGGGTAAGGACAACCATGTAACTATGGAGTCGGTTTCAATCAATGATTGGAAGTGGCTTTGTTCTTTTTTGGAATGGCTTGTAGAATACCCAAGAGATCTTTATACTCTTGCTTTAAAAAGAAAGGAAAGGCTGCTTGATCTTCAACAGGAAGCTGTTGTTAAATTAAAGGACAATCCTCTCTTTTAA
- a CDS encoding beta-ketoacyl-ACP synthase III produces MNLSKTKKPPLCLLPEVTIAGSGIYLPSRVLTNYDLEKMVNTTDQWITERTGIKERRIAGEKETPSEMGSMAAIMALQNAGLSAEDLDLIIVATTTPDTIFPSTACHIQHKIGARTIPAFDIQAACSGFIYGFVLASQFIASGNARNILLVGAEKLSSIVNWEDRNTCVLFGDGAGALIISNNKNKDCQLSFDIGADGSHWQILFIPAGGSRLPLTSQNINHKLHFIHMVGKKVFKLAIDSMEKSLKRCLEKAGVSADQLSCIIPHQANLRIIEALSERLHIPAEKFFVNMEKYGNTSSACIPIAFHEAITSKRIKDGDVVLLVSFGAGITWGSILFRYKSQA; encoded by the coding sequence ATGAACTTGTCGAAGACCAAAAAACCTCCTCTTTGCCTATTGCCTGAAGTAACCATTGCGGGCAGTGGAATCTACTTACCTTCCAGGGTGTTAACCAATTACGATCTGGAAAAGATGGTTAATACAACTGATCAATGGATCACGGAAAGAACAGGGATTAAAGAAAGAAGAATTGCTGGCGAGAAAGAAACCCCATCTGAAATGGGATCTATGGCTGCCATAATGGCTTTACAAAATGCTGGGCTAAGTGCTGAAGATTTAGATCTTATTATTGTGGCAACAACAACTCCCGACACTATCTTTCCTTCCACTGCATGTCATATTCAGCATAAGATCGGTGCACGGACCATCCCCGCATTTGATATTCAAGCAGCCTGTTCTGGGTTCATCTATGGTTTTGTACTCGCTTCCCAATTTATTGCATCTGGAAACGCAAGAAACATCCTTTTAGTTGGAGCTGAAAAGCTTTCATCCATTGTAAACTGGGAAGATAGAAATACTTGTGTTTTATTTGGGGATGGTGCGGGTGCTCTCATTATCTCAAATAATAAAAATAAGGATTGCCAGCTTTCTTTTGACATTGGAGCGGACGGCTCTCATTGGCAAATTCTCTTCATTCCTGCTGGAGGCTCTAGACTTCCTCTCACTTCTCAAAACATTAACCATAAGCTTCATTTTATCCATATGGTTGGTAAAAAAGTCTTTAAACTGGCGATCGATTCCATGGAAAAATCCTTAAAAAGATGCCTAGAAAAAGCTGGCGTTTCTGCCGATCAACTCAGCTGTATTATTCCCCATCAAGCTAACTTACGAATTATCGAAGCATTGTCTGAAAGGCTACATATACCTGCTGAAAAATTTTTTGTAAACATGGAAAAATATGGCAATACTTCTTCAGCCTGTATTCCCATCGCTTTTCATGAAGCCATAACCTCCAAAAGAATTAAAGATGGGGATGTTGTCCTTCTTGTTTCTTTTGGCGCAGGTATAACATGGGGAAGTATTCTTTTTAGATATAAATCTCAAGCTTAA
- a CDS encoding YceD family protein codes for MKILTSTLAEETLVVDSNIPSSILDLKEPHIKESSPIHIHLVAYKDEQAVYVYGSLKTSIFIQCGRCCNWFEYPIEVPHFKFQLNHPIPEEIDLSDRIREDILLALPMIGFCGPDVTNGCFGKDLFKEPEEEKSLHGEGIWKVLEKIKKR; via the coding sequence ATGAAAATCCTCACATCTACTCTTGCAGAGGAAACATTGGTTGTCGATAGCAATATCCCCTCTTCGATTCTTGATTTAAAAGAACCCCATATAAAGGAATCTTCCCCTATCCATATTCATCTAGTCGCCTATAAAGACGAGCAAGCTGTCTATGTTTATGGAAGCTTAAAGACATCTATTTTCATTCAATGCGGAAGATGTTGTAATTGGTTCGAATATCCCATTGAAGTCCCTCATTTTAAATTTCAATTGAATCACCCAATACCTGAAGAGATCGATTTATCGGATAGGATTAGAGAAGATATTTTACTTGCTTTGCCCATGATTGGATTTTGTGGACCAGATGTGACCAATGGTTGTTTTGGAAAAGATCTTTTCAAAGAACCTGAGGAAGAAAAGTCCCTTCATGGTGAAGGGATATGGAAAGTACTTGAAAAAATTAAAAAAAGATAG